The sequence CGGTGGCCGGAAAAGGACAATGGTTTCCATGTCAGCGGATAAACGCTCTCCCCTCGGCTCCCGGACGCGACGGAGGTCGTAGTAGTAGTGAGTACGTGCTGAGGAGCAAAGGAGTAACCAAGAGATCCAGTGACCGACAGAGCAAGAGCCATGCCGCGCCGGGGCCTGGTGGCTGGGCCAGACTTGGAGTATTTTCAGCGTCGCTATTTCACGCCGGCGGAGGTGGCCCAACATAACAGGCCCGAAGACCTCTGGGTATCTTACCTGGGACGCGTGTACGACCTAACGTCATTGGCACAGGAATACAAGGGTAAGGGCCACACGTTGGGCCGGGGccggagtgtgtgtgtgtgcacgcgcgcgtTTGCCTGGTTCTCGAAGGGCTGGCATTGACAGTGGCTGTGCTGCTCTTTTCAAGGGAACCTGCTGCTGAAACCCATCGTGGAAGTTGCAGGCCAGGATATCAGCCACTGGTTTGATCCAAAGACCAGAGACGTGAGTTATGCTGGAACCTGGGATTGTGGGTAGAGGAAATGGAGAGCGGGGATGGGAAGGAAAGGCGGAGGCTAGCCAGAGCCTAATGGCTGCTCTGACACCCTCGCCCCAAACCCTCCTTTAAAGATCCGCAAGCACATAGATCCGCTGACCGGCTGCCTGAGGTACTGCACCCCGCGGGGCCGCTTTGTGCACGTTCCGCCTCAGCTGCCCTGTTCGGACTGGGCCAACGATTTTGGGAAGCCCTGGTGGCAGGGGTCGTATTATGAGGTGGGGCGGCTGTCTGCCAAGACCCGGAGCATCCGCATCATTAACACGCTCACGTCGCAGGAGCACACACTGGAGGTGAGAACTGGTGACAAGGAGCAGGTTAGAAGGAATGGGGAATCCCAGCAAATCTCCAGGCCGATCTTCAGGGCAACATTTTTTCCATAACCGGTGGGAGTGTATTTTCTGTCCTTTACATTGAGGCAACTGAGGAAAGCACAGCACCTAGGTCCCCAGGGTTGGGAATTCTAGGAGTGTCTGGGTCACAGGGGGACAAGAGACTCCTTTATAAGCCTGGGAACAGCAGTTCATGTATCTTAGTGATGGTGGTCCTTCGAAGCTCTTACACGCCGTTTTGGACAGCAATTGGACTTTCTTTTTAATCTACTCTGTTGCATGGATATAGTGAGGGGACAGTTGACCCTTTATGGCCATCCGGTAGTTAGAAGTGGCTGCCATTAAGATCTGTAGGACTTTAGGGTCTGCTCATTGCATGCTGGAGTTTCAGCTTTTTTTTCCCGGGGCCGTAGAGTACCTGAAGCTGCTATCTGCCAAGGGAGGCACTTTGATCCCagcgtgtgtatatgtatactcCATCCAGAATTCTGGGGGTGGGGTGCTTCTGTGTTCTCCAGGTGGGGGTTCTGGAGTCCATATGGGAAATCCTACACCGCTATCTCCCCTATAACTCACATGCTGCCAGCTACACGTGGAAATATGAAGGGAAGAACCTGAACATGGATTTTACCCTGGAAGAGAATGGGATCCGGGATGAGGAGGAAGAATTTGACTATCTCAGTATGGACGGTACACTTCACACACCTGCAATACTTCTGTACTTCAATGATGATCTCACGGAGTTGTAGGCAAGGAGATGTACACTCGTGTAGACTCAAGACGTATTTCGAGTTTGGCTTTTTCTGTGCCTTGAGGAAAAGTGGTGGGGCCGAGGGGTGCCTGGACCCAGATCTCCACTCCTCTCCAGGAGCTAGCCTGTGCCCTTCTGAAGTGTAAAGGCCCTATTCCCTGCCTTCATTACAGTTTGCTCTGAGAAAATTAGTGAATTAATCTTTGGGAATGATACAAGAAGATCAAGTACCTTGGTTTAGGGAGATGTAGAAGAGGATAGTCAGAGTTCAGGCAGAACTGTTTGATAGTTAAGAGAGAGTAGTTCTACAGGGGTGAGGGATGGAAGGACTTTTTTGGCAATGATGGAAATGAGATGTCTGCAGGAAGATGGGAtttacaaagaaataggaaatgttTATCATTGACCATACAAAGCTGGCTTATCTTACTTGTAGAAGAGTGTTTGGCAGCTGAAAcccaagggaaagaaaggaagtgcGTCATTATAGGCAATTCAGGCTAGATATTATACTAGGTACTTCAtataccctcttttttttttttgcccccaacaaagagaaggggtcttgctctgtcacccagtctggagtgcagtggcaaaatcatggctcactgcagcctggagctcctgggcacaagtgatcctcccatctctgccttgagtagctgggacttcaggtgcacgCCACaatgcctaattttttaattttttgtagacacagggtctcgctgtgttgcccaggctggtttcaacctcctggcctcaagtgatcctcttgcctcagcctcccaaatagcctcTTCAAGACAACTACCCCATAAGGTGGATTACCATTACTATGTTACAGATAAGTCCTTCGAAACTTTGGAAAGTTTAATAGCTCAAAGCCACACTAGGTAGTAACCACTAGAGCCAGAATGCAAATTCAAGTCTGCCCAACTCCAAAGTCCATGTTCTCTCAATATAAAGGGACCATCTCAATGTCTAATCTCATGTTAACATTTGTAGCCACTGCTCTCAGCAAGTATTTGGGATGTGGCTTTGTCCTAGGATCCCTGCACAATAGGAAATTGTGGTCCTATTGTATAGTTTGCAGTTATTGTCTCTGGAAGGGAGTTTGCAGAGTTCTCCTGTGGCGAAGAGGAGGCAAGGAAGGCTAAGTGTCAGTTAAGCAATAGCTATTGGGGCTACTTCTTTGTTAATCCCATACCCCAGATTTCTCTCCTGACCTTTTGGGGCAAAGAGGTGGGTATTTACTAACTTGAAGGAAAACTAGAGTGGGGAAAAGGCCGGCAAATTAGTGACACTTTGGCGAGGGAGAAAAAGGAGGCAGTTTGCCACTTGGAGAAGATGAGGAAGACAGGGTTGCAAGACGGTGACTCCAAAAGAGGGAGCTCGACAGGGGTAATGTAAACAGAGATGCTAACTAAGTCAGAAAACTCTCCTGGTGACCAAAAGAGAACCACTATTGGGGGTAATGGCTAGATTTGGTCTCCTTTAACTTAAGGAGGGGAGATTTGAGAATGACAGACAGTTGAACTTCCTGGCAgcagcaagcaaaaaacaaatcagGAAGAGTTTAGTGTGTCTTCTGGCAGGGGACACCAGGGCCCAGCACAGGAGAAGGTGGCCCCTGTGAGATACTGGTGGGCTATATAGGCATTTTCTGAGGGGCTTTGGGAGGCATGAACAAAGGTGGAAACATTGCTGTTGGCTTCGGCAGTATCTGAATTTACTGTGAGATGGAGGGTTTAAATCTAACCCCATGGAATGCAGGAGTCCATGAATTATCTAAATCGATCATTTTGATCTTTAATCAACTCTGCAATTATGTGTACCTTGTTTGCTCAATTAAACCCTGAACTATTTGAGAATGAAAGCTATGCTGTTCCTCTAGTGCAAGCCTCAGGGCCTGTCCTGTGCCTACAGGATGTCCCCATTCTGCCAAAACCTGTCCCTCTTCCAGAGACTCCTACTTCAATGTCTCTTGCTAGAAACACATCCCTTTCCTCACACATCCAGTCACTCATCAAGTGTAATCTGTCTCCTAAATATCTCTGGAACCTATCTTCTTTTCTCCAAGTTACCATCACCTCTTGTCTAAACTGCTACGGAAACTTCCTAACCTGTTCTCCCATTTCCACTTCTGACTTCCATGCTGCAATGAGAGTCAGCTATGAAAAACAAACCTAAACATCGAACTTTCCTTAGCTTCTTCAGTGGCTTCCAACTGCTTTTGGAATAAAGTCCTAAATTCAAAGATCTTGTATAAATCAGGCTCATCTCGCAACACCCCTCTTTGTTCTCTATGGCCTAGACACACTGGCTTTCAGTTCATTACATGTCTTGCCTCAGACCCTCACACACTGTCCTCTCTGCCTGCAacactcttcctttcactttccACCTAGCTGATCCTAAATGTTCCTTCCTCAGGGAGGTCTTTTCTGATTTCTTGGTGGGTCAAGACTTTCTGATAAATCAGTTAGCACCATGcattttccagagtttttattacaATTGTAAAATTATGGCTGTAATAGGCTGGCTGCGCTGCTAGATTGTAAGCTCACGAGGGCAGAGATCTTGTTCACATCTTGCTCACTGCTATATTCTCATTGCTGAGCACACAGTTGCAGCTCAATAAATTTTGAATGAACTCCAATGTTAAGTGAACTCATCCGTCTATACCTAGTGGGGGGGATGTTGTGTCCTAGTAGGCAAGGAAGGACCAAGAAATAGGATGTCTGGTTCCTGTGCTATAGTCTCTATCCATAGGATTCACTTTCCTTGCTTCCCCAATATCCAAAACCAAAAGTTATTCCATAGAGGgtctctggccaggtgcagtgactcacgcctgtaatcccagaactttgggaggccgaggcatggggatcacctgaggtcaggagttcaagaccagcctggccaacctggcaaaagcctgtttctactaaaaatccaaaaaattagccgggcgtggtggcacacacctataatcccagctacttgggaggctgaggcaggagaatcgcttgaacccgggagatggaggttgcattgagctgagatagtgccattgcactccagcctgggcaacaagaacgaaactccatctaaaaaaaaaaaaaaaaaagttaaaaaaaaaaaagagggtctcACCAGATTTTTGGGGGCCAATCCATCTGTCATTTCCCCATATGGCCACCAGGTGGCTGTAATTACCTATAGAGTCAGGGAGACAAGCCTGGAGGGAAAACCCTTCCAAAGTTAGGATGGGAAGGTGGCCTTTGGAGATTTATAAGGGGGAGGGAAGgacaagaaaacaaggaaaaaccACATGGCCACCGTTCTATTAGCATTAGGTTtatgcctgcttttttttctctcacaagCACATGGCAGGAAAGGAGTGCAGTTAGGAATTCATGGGCTAGAACAAAAAGGAGGTCCTGATTACAGGTATGGGAGTGTATGGGGCAAAGTATGGAGCTGACAAAGGGATAAAGAcatcacaaatttttaaaataatagaatgcaTTCACttattaatacttaaaaaaaatctttccagtAGGCACTGCTTTGTTCTCTAAATagccaagtggatatttgcatgaGGAGTATGTAAATAATGCTTTAGCCTAAAACCCAGAAAGCAAACAGAACATGAGTGTAGGGTCCAAGTCCTCTTGTGGTAATCTCTTTTGTGTTAGAGGGTGGTGGGTGAAGGATGGAATGCTGAAGGGAAGGCTGCCGTCCTCAGTGAATCACAGCAGCTTCAAAGGACTCAACTGGCAAGATTTCCCACAGGTGAGGTCCCTACATGCCCACATTACTGGGGGTCATAAAGAGGCATATGTTCCTTGTAGGAAGCTTGCCTGCTCACTGGGATAAAGCATGCACacatgaaaagataaatgaacatAGTACATGATAAAGGCTTAAGTTATGGTATAGAAAAGTTTCTACCCTTACAGCAAGTCACAGGTGGATTACTAACCTGGCCATCCT comes from Homo sapiens chromosome 17, GRCh38.p14 Primary Assembly and encodes:
- the CYB5D1 gene encoding cytochrome b5 domain-containing protein 1 isoform 1 (isoform 1 is encoded by transcript variant 1), whose product is MPRRGLVAGPDLEYFQRRYFTPAEVAQHNRPEDLWVSYLGRVYDLTSLAQEYKGNLLLKPIVEVAGQDISHWFDPKTRDIRKHIDPLTGCLRYCTPRGRFVHVPPQLPCSDWANDFGKPWWQGSYYEVGRLSAKTRSIRIINTLTSQEHTLEVGVLESIWEILHRYLPYNSHAASYTWKYEGKNLNMDFTLEENGIRDEEEEFDYLSMDGTLHTPAILLYFNDDLTEL
- the CYB5D1 gene encoding cytochrome b5 domain-containing protein 1 isoform 2 (isoform 2 is encoded by transcript variant 2); the encoded protein is MPRRGLVAGPDLEYFQRRYFTPAEVAQHNRPEDLWVSYLGRVYDLTSLAQEYKGNLLLKPIVEVAGQDISHWFDPKTRDIRKHIDPLTGCLRYCTPRGRFVHVPPQLPCSDWANDFGKPWWQGSYYEVGRLSAKTRSIRIINTLTSQEHTLELHVEI